One window of the Oncorhynchus clarkii lewisi isolate Uvic-CL-2024 chromosome 19, UVic_Ocla_1.0, whole genome shotgun sequence genome contains the following:
- the LOC139374608 gene encoding exocyst complex component 1-like, which translates to MSSLLRKEMQRMLFRPEGQKLQKFIEIHEATSGRHFLCVYVTKTKEVQLCVVRSQKSLYSGSNKLLNSQNSESKKKLKSQFCLSSCLEDSYLRTEVWLLQDLTLLDGRDPDVDDPCFLMHFSTVRSVTAFSCGAKYSMARALVALSDKHCGRPLTLVNYDLAYIGPSSIYLNRGDCVVLMQICFYAANLVCLSLCPVPLD; encoded by the exons ATGTCGTCCCTACTGAGGAAGGAGATGCAGAGGATGTTGTTTAGACCTGAAGGACAGAAACTACAGAAGTTTATAGAGATACATGAAGCAACGTCGGGAAGACATTTTCTCTGTGTCTacg TGACCAAGACCAAAGAGGTGCAGCTGTGTGTGGTGAGATCTCAGAAATCACTCTATTCTGGATCAAACAAGTTGCTGAATTCCCAGAATTCCGAATCTAAAAAGAAGCTCAAGTCTCAGTTTTGCCTGAGTTCCTGCTTGGAGGACTCCTACCTGAGGACAGAAGTCTGGCTCCTCCAGGACCTCACCCTGCTGGACGGGCGGGATCCCGACGTG GACGACCCGTGTTTCCTGATGCACTTCTCCACTGTGAGGTCGGTGACGGCCTTCAGCTGCGGCGCCAAGTACAGCATGGCGCGGGCCCTGGTTGCCCTGAGCGACAAGCACTGCGGGCGTCCTTTGACTCTGGTGAACTATGACCTGGCCTACATCGGCCCGTCGTCTATATATTTgaacagaggagactgtgtggtgCTGATGCAGATATGTTTCTACGCCGCTAACCTGGTGTGTCTGTCCTTGTGCCCCGTGCCTCTGGACTGA
- the LOC139375509 gene encoding phosducin-like protein 3 has protein sequence MQQANENQARRDRSCFESLTLWDLKSHNHIKNREEDVEYQERSESEEGDEEEEYVCVIIEGSEVEEDEEEDEEEEEYEVTCVGEYVVEEECLLEVVVKEEEEECLLEVVVKEEGVEEDEEERVERYEKEKKEKEEEEEKGEEEEEEEEETANTYPRCVHHQGLKLSVKGLRGRQTGEEKYGRLREILGDQYVREVTCAPEGDRVVLHLYHPSVPMCSLLNHHFSHLATKFPECKFLMILAGQCVPNYPVSHLPTLFIYDSGCIINSLIGEKACGGRNVLEDELKWMLAQSGAFVIDSYEALYQEGTPITTPRSEQEDYSDDQSDHYDNQGTEV, from the exons ATGCAG CAAGCCAATGAAAACCAAGCCAGGAGAGATAGGAGCTGCTTTGAGAGCCTGACCTTATGGGACCTGAAGAGCCACAACCACA ttaaaaacagagaagaagatgTGGAATACCAGGAGAGAAGCGAGAGTGaggaaggagatgaagaggaagagtATGTATGTGTGATAATAGAAGGGTCAGAGgttgaggaagatgaggaggaagatgaagaggaggaggaatacgAGGTTACATGTGTAGGGGAGTATGTGGTGGAAGAGGAGTGTTTGTTAGAGGTtgtggtgaaagaggaggaagaggagtgttTGTTAGAGGTTGTGGTgaaagaggagggagtagaggaggacgAAGAAGAAAGAGTGGAGAGGTatgagaaggagaagaaagagaaggaagaggaagaagagaagggagaagaagaagaagaagaggaggaggagacagccaACACATATCCCAGGTGTGTCCATCATCAGGGCCTGAAACTGAGTGTGAAGGggctgagagggagacagacaggagaggagaagtaCGGTCGGCTCAGAGAGATCCTAGGAGACCAGTATGTCAGGGAGGTTACCTGTGCCCCTGAAGGAGATAGAGTGGTCCTCCACCTCTATCACCCTAG tgtaccTATGTGTTCCCTGTTGAATCACCACTTCAGTCACCTGGCCACTAAATTTCCTGAGTGCAAGTTCCTGATGATCCTCGCCGGGCAGTGTGTCCCCAACTACCCTGTCAGCCACCTCCCCACCCTGTTCATCTACGACTCAGGATGTATCATCAATTCACTGATAGGAGAGAAGGCCTGTGGAGGGAGGAACGTATTGGAAGatg AGCTGAAGTGGATGCTGGCCCAGTCGGGAGCGTTTGTGATTGACAGCTACGAGGCCTTATACCAGGAGGGCACGCCCATCACGACGCCGCGTTCGGAACAGGAAGACTACAGCGACGACCAGTCTGATCACTATGACAACCAAGGCACCGAGGTGTAG